The Aeromicrobium tamlense nucleotide sequence CGAACGCCACGGCCACGCCGGTGAGCAGCGCCACCAGCAGGATCGAGCCGATGCGCAGCCGCTCCACCCGCAGGCCGAGGTGGGCCGCGGTGCGCTCCCCCAGCGACAGCAGGTCGTAGCGACGCGCGAGCAGGCAGGCGACGACACAGGCCGGGAGGCCCACGGCGGCGACGATGAGGACCTCGCTCCAGCGCGAGCCGTTCATCGAGCCGAGCTGCCAGAAGACGATCTGCTCGCGCGAGCCGGTGTCGGACGCGAACATCACGAGCGCCAGGCCCGCCCCCGCGAACGCGTTCACGGCGATGCCGGTGAGCAGCAGGGTGACGACCTCGGTGCGGCCGCCCACGCGCGCGGTGGCGTAGACGAGGACCGTGGCCGCGAAGCCGCCGACGAACGCGAGGACCGCGACGCCCCAGCCCGCGAAGGCGGTGATGCCGAACGCGATCGCGATGGACGCGCCGAGGGCGGCACCGGCCGAGACCCCGACGACGCCGGGCTCGGCCAGCGGGTTGCCGAAGATCGCCTGCATGACGGCGCCCGCGACGGCCAGCGTGGCACCCACGAGGATGCTCATCGCCACGCGCGGGAAGCGAATCTGCAGGAGCGTCTGCTCGATGATCGTGTCGTCGGGACGCCACGAGGTGTCGATCCCGATGCCGTGCAGCATCGCCCCGGCCACGTCGCGCGGCCCGACGGGCAGCTGGCCGACCGAGGCCGAGACGAACGTGCCGACCACGAGGAGGACGGCGAACCCGGCCAGGACCAGGGTCCGCCGGCCGGTGCTCACCACGCCCGGATCACTGGTCCGCCTCCGGCACGTAGATCGCCCGGGCGAGCGCCTCGACGACACCGGCGGAGCGCGGGCCGAACGACAGGACGTCGCCGTCGGACATGTCGACGAAGCGCTTCGACTGGCCCGCGGGCGTCAGCGCGATCGCGGGCTTCTCGGCGAGCAGGCCGTCGACCCCACCGGTGGACTCCAGGCCGTGCGTCATCACCATGATGAGGTCGGGCTTGGCCTTCACGAGCGCCTCGTCGGTGAGCGGCTGCATGCCCTTCCAGCCCATCTCGCGCGCCACGTTGACGCCGCCGAGCGACTCGACGAGGTCGCCCACACCCGAGTCGTCGGCGAACAGGTAGTACACGCCGGAGTTGCCGCGCAGGTAGAGGAAGACCATCCGGAGCCGGTCGGACTCCCGCTCCGGGACGAACCGCTTCACCTCGGCCTGCGCGGCCGCGACATCGGAGGTGATGCGCTCGGCCAGCGCCTCGCCGGACTTCGGCAGGCCGACCGCGGCGCC carries:
- a CDS encoding FecCD family ABC transporter permease gives rise to the protein MVSTGRRTLVLAGFAVLLVVGTFVSASVGQLPVGPRDVAGAMLHGIGIDTSWRPDDTIIEQTLLQIRFPRVAMSILVGATLAVAGAVMQAIFGNPLAEPGVVGVSAGAALGASIAIAFGITAFAGWGVAVLAFVGGFAATVLVYATARVGGRTEVVTLLLTGIAVNAFAGAGLALVMFASDTGSREQIVFWQLGSMNGSRWSEVLIVAAVGLPACVVACLLARRYDLLSLGERTAAHLGLRVERLRIGSILLVALLTGVAVAFAGIISFVGLVVPHLVRMLLGPSHRTLLLASVIGGAALLVWADLLARTLVSGSDLPIGLLTSLIGGPFFFYLVRATRSKAGGWA